Genomic window (uncultured Campylobacter sp.):
AAACGCGGGCAAATTTGAGTTTGAAAGCATTATCTCGACATCATCGCTAAAGCGGCTAAATTTAGCACCGGGTAATCAAATTTACGCCTACGTCAAGGCAACCTCGCTCTACATCGCATGATAGAACTAAACTGCATAAAAAGCCTAAACGGCGCAAACGGAAAATTTGATCTAGACGTAAATTTGAACGTAAAAAAGGGCGAATTCGTCGCCTTGTACGGCAAAAGCGGCAGCGGCAAAACTACGCTACTGCGGCTAATCGCGGGCTTTGAAACGCCTGATAGCGGAGCGATAAAAGCGGGCGGAAGAACGCTTTTTGACGGTAAAAACTTCGCTCCGCCGCAAAGCCGAAATATCGGGTTTTTATTTCAAGACTACGCGCTTTTTCCAAATATGAACGTGATAAAAAACCTGCTTTTTGCAAACGACGACGTAAATTTAGCCCGCAAGCTGCTGGGTCTTGTCGAGATGAGCTCGCTAGAAAACGCCGCCATCTCGCAGCTCTCGGGCGGTCAAAAGCAGCGCGCCGCCCTAGCTCGCGCCCTAATGCGAAAGCCAGAAATTTTACTACTCGACGAGCCGCTCTCGGCCCTTGATAACGCCATGCGCGAAAAACTGCAAGACTACCTAGCCAAGGTGCACTCCGAGTTTGATATGACGACGATTTTGGTTAGTCACGACGTCGCGGAGATCTACAAACTTGCCTCAAAAGTTTTCGTACTAGAGGGCGGTAAAATCGCGCAAGAAGGCAGCCCTGGCGAGATATTTTTGCGCCACAGCGGCTCGCAGAAATTTAGCCTGCCGGCAAAAATTTTAGAGATCTCAAAGCGCGACGCCATCTACGTAGCCGTAGTCTCCGTCGGTCAGCAGCTTTGCGAAGTGGCTCTAAGCGCCGCAGAAGCTGCAAATTTAAAATCAGGCGACGAAGCGTCGATAAGCGCCAAGGCGTTTGGGCTAAATTTACAAAAAAACGGTAGCGAAAACGACAAATTTGACGACCCAAGCGGCGAAATTTACGCGCAAAGCGAGCCAAAATGAGTATCGATTTTACGCCGTTTTACCTATCGCTAAAGCTTGCTTTTATTTCGACTGCGATCTTGTTTTTTCTCGTGTTGCCGGTTGTGTTTTGGCTTAGCCGCGCGAGTTTTAAATTTAAACCCGTGCTAGAAGCCGTGATCTCGCTACCTCTGGTGCTGCCGCCTTCGGTGCTAGGCTTTTACCTGCTTGTTTTTCTCTCGCCTTATAACTTTTTAGGCAAATTTTTTGAGCAAACCTTTGATATCCGCTTGGTTTTTAACTTCTCAGGCCTCATCATCGCTAGCTGCATCTACTCGCTGCCGTTTATGTTTCAGCCGCTTCAGGCGGGCTTTGCTAGCCTGCCAAAGAGCCTTTTTGAGGCGAGCTACTCGCTGGGTAAAGGCAAATGGGAGACGCTTTTTAGAGTCGCTCTGCCAAATATCAAGCCCTCGCTTCTAACCGCGCTCATAGTGAGTTTTGCGCACACTTTGGGCGAGTTTGGCGTCGTGCTGATGATAGGCGGCAGCGTGGGGGATAAAACTAAAGTCGCCAGTATTGCCATCTACGAGGCCGTCGAGCTTATGGATTATACAAAGGCGCACGTTTATTCGGCGATTATGCTGTTTATAAGCTTTGCGGTGCTATTTTTAGTCTATTTTTTTAACAATTCACACTCAAAGAGGACGCAATGAAAGATATAAACGCAAATCCGGTCAAATTTAGCGAGCTAACGGACGGCAAAAACTGCATCGTTTTTACCTATCCCAAAATGGGCGAAAGCGGGAAGTTTTTACCCGAAAATTTAAAGGATTTAAAGGGATTAACCGGCTGCACGCTTCAGTGCAAAGCCTATCAAGAAAACCTTGCAAAGCTAGAATCCGCAGGCTTTACGCTAATAGCCGTGGGCTCTCAAAGCGTAGAAAAGATGAATGAATTTAAACAAAGCGTAGGTGCGAATTTTATCTTTTTGAGCGACGAAAACTTCGAGCTAGAATCCCCGCTAAATTTACAAACCTTTACCACGAACGACGGCAAGAAATTTTACCGCCGCCAAACGCTGATTATGAAAAACGGCGAAGTCGTAAAAAGATTTAACGACGTGGCCGAGCCCGCAAACGACGCGACAAACGTACTTGCAGCCATAGAGCGGCTTTAAATTTTGGCCGATTTCGCAAAAGGGAGAGAGATTTAGGGCTCAAATTTGGACGCGAATTTGAGCCGTTTTGAACTCAAATTTAGGCCCCAAATTTGACGCCGAATTTAAAACGCGCACAAGTAAAAGCGCAAGTCAAATTTTAAATTCCCGTCAAACGCAAATTTAACCTAACCCAAAATAATTTTTTTATATAATTACGTAAAAATTTAGGCGGGATATGAATCTTTTTTCCATAGAATTTGGCTTGTACTTTTTTATTTTTTGGCCGATTTATTATTTTTTAAACGCGCGCCCGCACCTACAAAAAGTCGTTTTACTCGCCTTTTCATACCTATTTTTAGCCTCATTCGGACTTAAATTTCTAATCATAAATTTTATCTTTAGCACCGCGATTTTTCTTTTCGCGAGGGCGGCTCAGAGCAAAGACTCTGCTATTCCTTTTGCCGCGGGCGTTATTTTCGTGCTTTGCGCGCTTGCGTTTTTTAAATACGGCGACTATTTCGCGATCAAATTTACTCGCCTGCACCTAGAAAATATCGCGTTGCCGCTTGGCATTTCGTTTTATTCATTTATGAGCATTTTGCTGCTAAAGGCCGTGCGAGACGGCGAGATAGAGGCGCCGGACTACCTTGATACGCTCATTTTTCTTAGCTTTTTTGCCGCGATTATTTCGGGTCCGATTTTGCGGCCAAAACCCTTTTTCGAGGCGCTAAACTCCCCAAAGGTTTTTCGCGCCAGCCCCGTTATATTCGCGCTTTTGTGTTCCGCGCTTTTTAAAAAGCTCATCGTCGCAAACCATCTTTTCGAGATAGTTAATCCCGTTTTTGCCGCACCCACCCTGCCCGCCTCGCAGCTTCTAGGAGCGCTTTTTGGCTACAGCGTGCTGCTTTACGCCGATTTTAGCGGCTACGTGGACTTCGTGACGGCGCTCGGACTCATGTGCGGTTTTGTTTTACCGCAAAACTTCAACCGTCCTTTTACAGCGCGAAATTTAAAAATTTTCTGGCAAAATTGGCACATCAGCCTCATGAATTTTTTCAAAGAGTGCGTCTATTTCCCGCTGGGAGGCAGTCGCGGCACGCA
Coding sequences:
- the modB gene encoding molybdate ABC transporter permease subunit, which gives rise to MSIDFTPFYLSLKLAFISTAILFFLVLPVVFWLSRASFKFKPVLEAVISLPLVLPPSVLGFYLLVFLSPYNFLGKFFEQTFDIRLVFNFSGLIIASCIYSLPFMFQPLQAGFASLPKSLFEASYSLGKGKWETLFRVALPNIKPSLLTALIVSFAHTLGEFGVVLMIGGSVGDKTKVASIAIYEAVELMDYTKAHVYSAIMLFISFAVLFLVYFFNNSHSKRTQ
- a CDS encoding redoxin family protein translates to MKDINANPVKFSELTDGKNCIVFTYPKMGESGKFLPENLKDLKGLTGCTLQCKAYQENLAKLESAGFTLIAVGSQSVEKMNEFKQSVGANFIFLSDENFELESPLNLQTFTTNDGKKFYRRQTLIMKNGEVVKRFNDVAEPANDATNVLAAIERL
- a CDS encoding ATP-binding cassette domain-containing protein produces the protein MIELNCIKSLNGANGKFDLDVNLNVKKGEFVALYGKSGSGKTTLLRLIAGFETPDSGAIKAGGRTLFDGKNFAPPQSRNIGFLFQDYALFPNMNVIKNLLFANDDVNLARKLLGLVEMSSLENAAISQLSGGQKQRAALARALMRKPEILLLDEPLSALDNAMREKLQDYLAKVHSEFDMTTILVSHDVAEIYKLASKVFVLEGGKIAQEGSPGEIFLRHSGSQKFSLPAKILEISKRDAIYVAVVSVGQQLCEVALSAAEAANLKSGDEASISAKAFGLNLQKNGSENDKFDDPSGEIYAQSEPK
- a CDS encoding MBOAT family O-acyltransferase, whose protein sequence is MNLFSIEFGLYFFIFWPIYYFLNARPHLQKVVLLAFSYLFLASFGLKFLIINFIFSTAIFLFARAAQSKDSAIPFAAGVIFVLCALAFFKYGDYFAIKFTRLHLENIALPLGISFYSFMSILLLKAVRDGEIEAPDYLDTLIFLSFFAAIISGPILRPKPFFEALNSPKVFRASPVIFALLCSALFKKLIVANHLFEIVNPVFAAPTLPASQLLGALFGYSVLLYADFSGYVDFVTALGLMCGFVLPQNFNRPFTARNLKIFWQNWHISLMNFFKECVYFPLGGSRGTQAQTQLNVMLIFAISGVWHGAGLSFLLWGLIHGLGVVFLNLTDERKWLNSVILGRYFTFIFVSMVWVFFTMDFEGAVRYIGAIFRNSGGELLAICALFACVFVFVFLYSALDVYPVLVKFFENINALFSAVFLAIFGIIIYFLMPSGMPNFIYQGF